One genomic region from Actinocatenispora thailandica encodes:
- a CDS encoding DUF1707 SHOCT-like domain-containing protein, which yields MYESGSLVPSDDGTAVAQRRASDADRSRFAELVQAAVGDGRLDLSEADERLTAVYAARTIAELHRIVADLGVLPGPEPPDRAVLELRTRSARVRQDGPWQVPPRVVAEAASGQVRLDFTAAVCPHREVRVDASCRSGSILLIVPRGWQVRVEQQETRSGAVRNKVTEPARPGAPLIRLYASTTSGRVVARYPYGRKGRLGR from the coding sequence ATGTACGAGAGCGGATCGCTGGTGCCGTCCGACGACGGGACGGCCGTGGCGCAGCGGCGGGCCTCGGATGCCGACCGCAGCCGGTTCGCCGAGCTGGTGCAGGCCGCGGTCGGGGACGGCCGGCTCGATCTGTCCGAGGCCGACGAGCGGCTGACCGCGGTGTACGCCGCGCGCACGATCGCCGAGCTGCACCGCATCGTGGCCGATCTCGGCGTGCTGCCGGGTCCGGAGCCGCCCGACCGGGCGGTGCTGGAGTTGCGCACCCGCAGCGCCCGGGTGCGGCAGGACGGCCCGTGGCAGGTGCCGCCGCGGGTGGTCGCCGAGGCCGCCAGCGGCCAGGTCCGGCTCGACTTCACCGCCGCGGTGTGCCCGCACCGGGAGGTCCGGGTGGACGCCAGCTGCCGGTCCGGCAGCATCCTGCTGATCGTGCCGCGGGGCTGGCAGGTGCGGGTGGAGCAGCAGGAGACCCGCAGCGGCGCGGTGCGCAACAAGGTGACCGAGCCGGCCCGGCCGGGGGCCCCGCTGATCCGGCTGTACGCCAGCACGACCTCGGGCCGGGTGGTGGCGCGCTACCCGTACGGGCGGAAGGGCCGTCTCGGCAGGTGA
- a CDS encoding CaiB/BaiF CoA transferase family protein: MQGPLAGFRVVELAGIGPAPFAGMMLADLGADVVRVDRPGGQSVPLAAGHRVLARNRRSLAVDLKQPDGVAVVRRLVAGADALIEGYRPGVAERLGLGPDECLAANPRLVYGRMTGWGQTGPLAQRAGHDIDFIALAGALGLVGDADAAPTVPLNLIGDFGGGGMLLAVGVLAALLGAGRTGRGQVVDAAMVDGAAVLLSMTLGMRSAGMWGAQRGRNLLDGGAPFYAVYRCADGGYVAVGALEDPFYAALLDGLGLAGDETLPPRADRAAWPLLRDRFATVFAGRTRDEWAAHFAGTDACVAPVLDPDEAAAHPHLAQRGTYRHDDGVLQPAPAPRFSATPAGTPTPAPAAGAHTDEILAELGYPDADRAALHAAGTVA, encoded by the coding sequence ATGCAGGGACCGCTGGCGGGATTCCGGGTCGTGGAGTTGGCCGGCATCGGCCCGGCGCCGTTCGCCGGCATGATGCTGGCCGATCTCGGCGCGGACGTGGTCCGGGTCGATCGGCCCGGCGGCCAGTCGGTCCCGCTCGCGGCGGGCCACCGGGTGCTCGCCCGAAACCGCAGGTCGCTCGCGGTCGATCTGAAGCAGCCGGACGGGGTCGCGGTGGTGCGCCGGCTGGTGGCCGGCGCCGACGCGCTGATCGAGGGGTACCGACCGGGAGTGGCCGAGCGGCTCGGGCTCGGCCCGGACGAGTGTCTCGCCGCCAACCCGCGCCTGGTGTACGGGCGGATGACCGGCTGGGGCCAGACCGGACCGCTGGCGCAGCGGGCCGGGCACGACATCGACTTCATCGCGCTGGCCGGCGCGCTCGGCCTGGTCGGGGACGCGGACGCGGCGCCGACCGTACCGCTGAACCTGATCGGCGACTTCGGTGGCGGCGGCATGCTGCTCGCGGTGGGCGTGCTGGCCGCGCTGCTCGGCGCCGGCCGGACCGGCCGCGGCCAGGTGGTCGACGCGGCGATGGTGGATGGCGCCGCGGTGCTGCTGTCGATGACGCTGGGTATGCGGTCGGCCGGGATGTGGGGTGCGCAGCGGGGCCGCAACCTGCTGGACGGTGGCGCGCCGTTCTACGCCGTGTACCGCTGCGCCGACGGCGGCTACGTGGCGGTCGGGGCGCTGGAGGACCCGTTCTACGCCGCGCTGCTGGACGGGCTGGGGCTGGCCGGCGACGAGACGCTGCCGCCCCGCGCCGACCGGGCGGCGTGGCCGCTGCTGCGGGACCGGTTCGCGACGGTGTTCGCCGGCCGCACCCGGGACGAGTGGGCCGCGCACTTCGCCGGTACCGACGCGTGCGTGGCGCCGGTGCTCGACCCGGACGAGGCGGCGGCGCACCCGCACCTGGCGCAGCGCGGCACGTACCGGCACGACGACGGGGTGCTGCAGCCGGCGCCGGCGCCGCGGTTCTCGGCCACCCCGGCCGGCACCCCCACGCCGGCACCGGCGGCGGGTGCGCACACCGACGAGATCCTCGCCGAGCTGGGCTATCCGGACGCCGACCGGGCCGCGCTGCACGCGGCGGGCACCGTCGCCTGA
- a CDS encoding carbon-nitrogen hydrolase family protein has protein sequence MTELNEPVVALPETVLRVGVGQAAAAPGELAGNAATAARLVAAAAADGVRLLVLPELFLPGYHPPTLAADPSRCDVAADAAGTVADPRLDGLATAAATHRVAVLVGAAVRAADGSRYLAALLAGPDGSIRDVYHKRHLCGAEETDLFLAGTEGTTLQLDGWRLGVGICYDGCFPEHARAAARAGAHAMLYPSAYVVGGEHRRDLYYPARALDNTMFVAFANCVGGTDPWRFNGGSAVYDPEGRALVRAPDTGATVLVADLDPVLLAAVRGEQPMLADAALTEPAERRLVAVDRG, from the coding sequence ATGACGGAGCTGAACGAACCGGTGGTGGCGCTACCGGAGACGGTGCTGCGGGTCGGGGTCGGTCAGGCCGCCGCCGCGCCGGGCGAACTGGCCGGCAACGCGGCGACCGCGGCGCGGCTGGTGGCGGCCGCCGCCGCGGACGGCGTGCGGCTGCTGGTGCTGCCCGAGCTGTTCCTGCCCGGGTACCACCCGCCGACGCTCGCCGCCGATCCGAGCCGCTGCGACGTGGCCGCCGACGCCGCCGGTACGGTCGCCGATCCGAGGCTGGACGGGCTGGCCACCGCCGCCGCGACGCACCGGGTAGCGGTGCTGGTCGGCGCCGCGGTACGGGCCGCGGACGGGAGCCGCTACCTCGCGGCGCTGCTGGCCGGCCCGGACGGCTCGATCCGGGACGTCTACCACAAGCGGCACCTGTGCGGCGCCGAGGAGACCGACCTGTTCCTCGCCGGTACCGAGGGCACCACGCTGCAGCTGGACGGCTGGCGGCTCGGCGTCGGGATCTGCTACGACGGGTGCTTCCCGGAGCATGCCCGGGCCGCGGCCCGGGCGGGCGCGCACGCGATGCTCTACCCCAGCGCGTACGTGGTGGGCGGCGAGCACCGCCGCGATCTCTACTACCCGGCGCGGGCGCTGGACAACACGATGTTCGTGGCGTTCGCCAACTGCGTCGGCGGCACCGACCCGTGGCGGTTCAACGGCGGTTCGGCGGTGTACGACCCGGAGGGCCGGGCGCTCGTCCGGGCCCCGGACACCGGCGCCACCGTGCTCGTCGCCGACCTGGATCCGGTGCTGCTCGCCGCGGTCCGGGGCGAGCAGCCGATGCTGGCCGACGCCGCGCTGACCGAGCCGGCCGAGCGCCGGCTGGTCGCGGTCGACCGCGGCTGA
- a CDS encoding citrate synthase, translated as MTDQSSTVLRYPDGELDMPIIPATEGNSGIDSSKLLATTGLVTLDTGFVNTASCKSEITYIDGGAGILRYRGYPIDQLAEQSNFLEVTYLLLHGELPTAEALAELDGQIRHHTLLDEDLKRFFDGFPRNAHPMAVLASAVNALSTFYPDDLDPFDAEAVELSTIRLLAKLPTIAAYTYKKSVGQPLLYPDNSLDMVSNFLRMTFGVPAEPYQVNETARAALDLLLILHADHEQNCSAATVRTVGSAQANLFASIAAGINALSGPSHGGANQAVLEMLRGIHASGDDVAAFVRKVKNKEAGVRLMGFGHRVYKNYDPRAALVKKMTDDVLTKLGISDPLLDIAIELEQVALSDDYFVERKLYPNVDFYTGLIYKALGFPESMFTVLFAIGRLPGWIAQWREMMSDPKLKITRPRQIYTGPTARDYVAVEKR; from the coding sequence ATGACTGACCAGAGCAGCACCGTCCTTCGGTACCCGGACGGCGAGCTCGACATGCCGATCATCCCGGCGACGGAGGGAAACTCCGGGATCGACTCCTCCAAACTCCTCGCCACGACCGGTCTGGTCACGCTCGATACGGGGTTTGTGAACACGGCGTCGTGCAAATCGGAGATCACCTACATCGACGGCGGCGCGGGCATCCTGCGTTACCGCGGTTACCCGATCGACCAGCTGGCCGAGCAGTCGAACTTCCTCGAGGTGACCTACCTGCTGCTGCACGGTGAGCTGCCGACGGCCGAGGCGCTGGCCGAACTCGACGGGCAGATCCGCCATCACACCCTGCTGGACGAGGACCTGAAACGGTTCTTCGACGGCTTCCCGCGCAACGCGCACCCGATGGCGGTGCTGGCCTCCGCGGTGAACGCGCTGTCCACGTTCTACCCGGACGACCTCGACCCGTTCGACGCCGAGGCGGTGGAGCTGTCCACCATCCGGCTGCTGGCCAAGCTGCCCACGATCGCGGCCTACACCTACAAGAAGTCCGTCGGCCAGCCGCTGCTGTACCCGGACAACTCGCTCGACATGGTCTCCAACTTCCTGCGGATGACCTTCGGCGTGCCGGCCGAGCCGTACCAGGTGAACGAGACCGCGCGGGCCGCCCTCGACCTGCTGCTGATCCTGCACGCCGACCACGAGCAGAACTGCTCCGCGGCGACCGTGCGGACCGTCGGGTCGGCTCAGGCCAACCTGTTCGCGTCGATCGCCGCCGGCATCAACGCGCTGTCCGGCCCGTCGCACGGCGGCGCGAACCAGGCCGTGCTGGAGATGCTGCGCGGCATCCACGCCTCCGGCGACGACGTCGCCGCGTTCGTGCGCAAGGTGAAGAACAAGGAGGCCGGCGTCCGCCTGATGGGCTTCGGCCACCGGGTCTACAAGAACTACGACCCGCGTGCCGCCCTGGTCAAGAAGATGACCGACGACGTGCTGACCAAGCTGGGCATCTCCGACCCGCTGCTGGACATCGCGATCGAGCTGGAGCAGGTGGCGCTGTCCGACGACTACTTCGTCGAGCGCAAGCTGTACCCGAACGTCGACTTCTACACCGGCCTGATCTACAAGGCGCTGGGGTTCCCGGAGTCGATGTTCACCGTGCTGTTCGCGATCGGCCGGCTGCCCGGCTGGATCGCCCAGTGGCGCGAGATGATGAGCGACCCGAAGCTCAAGATCACCCGGCCGCGGCAGATCTACACCGGCCCCACCGCCCGCGACTACGTCGCAGTGGAGAAGCGGTAG
- a CDS encoding RNA polymerase sigma factor, with protein sequence MLPAEIEDLLRREAPRVLGALVRRYGHFDLAEDAVQEALLAAATRWPAEGVPERPRGWLLTVASRRLTDLLRAESARRRREDTIARRVLPDERLAPAADRAPADTDDTLVLLFLCCHPALTPAGQIALTLRAVGGLSTAEIARAFLVPEATMTRRISRAKQRIAASGIPFAPPDRTEYAGRLGAVLRVLYLIFNEGYASTAGPRLARTELTGEAIRLTRLVHRLLPADGEVAGLLALMLLTDARRPARTGPAGELVPMAEQDRSRWDAEAIAEGIALVTAALPRGPTGPYQLQAAIAAVHDEAGCAADTDWPQILALYEVLLRVDGSPVVRLNHAVAVAMVRGPRAGLDALDALDAQVRLGDHRPDAVRGHLLELAGELPAARERYLAAAARATSLPHQRYLHARARRLPGPDEPGTQA encoded by the coding sequence ATGCTGCCCGCCGAGATCGAGGACCTGCTGCGCCGTGAGGCGCCGCGGGTCCTCGGTGCGCTGGTCCGCCGGTACGGCCATTTCGATCTCGCCGAGGACGCCGTCCAGGAGGCGCTGCTCGCCGCGGCGACCCGGTGGCCGGCCGAGGGGGTGCCGGAGCGACCGCGCGGCTGGCTGCTGACGGTGGCGTCCCGCCGGCTCACCGACCTGCTGCGTGCCGAGTCGGCGCGGCGCCGCCGGGAGGACACGATCGCCCGCCGGGTACTGCCGGACGAACGGCTCGCACCGGCCGCCGACCGCGCGCCGGCCGACACCGACGACACCCTGGTGCTGCTGTTCCTGTGCTGTCACCCGGCGCTGACCCCGGCCGGACAGATCGCGCTGACGCTGCGCGCGGTCGGCGGGCTGTCCACCGCCGAGATCGCCCGGGCGTTCCTGGTCCCCGAGGCGACGATGACCCGCCGGATCAGCCGGGCCAAGCAGCGCATCGCGGCCAGCGGCATCCCGTTCGCACCCCCGGACCGCACCGAGTACGCCGGCCGGCTCGGCGCGGTGCTGCGGGTGCTCTACCTGATCTTCAACGAGGGGTACGCGAGCACCGCCGGCCCGCGGCTGGCCCGCACCGAGCTGACCGGCGAGGCGATCCGGTTGACCCGGCTGGTGCACCGGCTGCTGCCGGCGGACGGCGAGGTGGCCGGGCTGCTCGCGCTGATGCTGCTCACCGATGCCCGGCGACCGGCGCGTACCGGACCGGCCGGCGAGCTGGTGCCGATGGCCGAGCAGGACCGCAGCCGGTGGGACGCCGAGGCGATCGCCGAGGGGATCGCGCTGGTCACCGCGGCCCTGCCCCGGGGCCCCACCGGGCCGTACCAGCTGCAGGCCGCGATCGCGGCGGTGCACGACGAGGCGGGTTGCGCGGCCGACACGGACTGGCCCCAGATCCTCGCCCTGTACGAGGTGCTGCTGCGGGTGGACGGCAGTCCGGTGGTACGGCTCAACCACGCGGTCGCGGTGGCGATGGTGCGCGGCCCGCGGGCCGGGCTGGACGCGCTCGACGCGCTCGACGCCCAGGTCCGGCTCGGCGACCACCGGCCCGACGCGGTCCGCGGGCACCTGCTGGAACTCGCCGGTGAGCTGCCCGCCGCGCGGGAGCGGTACCTGGCCGCCGCGGCCCGCGCCACCAGCCTGCCGCACCAGCGGTACCTGCACGCCCGCGCGAGGCGGCTGCCGGGGCCGGACGAACCCGGCACACAGGCATAG
- a CDS encoding YciI family protein has product MKYMILLFGSQRDYDAMAGRPGAEPAWTGEDVAKLAEFMESWWAEVVESGEAVDAQGLTAPVHARRVQLVDGAPVVTDGPYAETQEVLAGYNIVDCDSFDRAVEIAARLAGTPHPAGALPDRGWYVDVRPVASGAEDSLA; this is encoded by the coding sequence ATGAAATACATGATCTTGCTCTTCGGCTCGCAGCGGGACTACGACGCGATGGCCGGCCGGCCCGGTGCCGAACCGGCCTGGACCGGCGAGGACGTCGCGAAGCTGGCGGAGTTCATGGAGTCCTGGTGGGCCGAGGTGGTCGAGTCGGGCGAAGCGGTCGACGCCCAGGGGCTGACCGCACCGGTGCACGCCCGCCGGGTGCAACTGGTGGACGGTGCGCCGGTGGTCACCGACGGGCCGTACGCGGAGACCCAGGAGGTGCTGGCCGGCTACAACATCGTCGACTGCGACAGCTTCGACCGGGCCGTCGAGATCGCCGCCCGGCTGGCCGGCACCCCGCATCCGGCGGGTGCGCTGCCCGACCGCGGCTGGTACGTCGACGTGCGGCCGGTGGCCTCCGGCGCCGAGGACTCGCTGGCCTGA
- a CDS encoding OsmC family protein, translating into MADETKRAVSLHRTGSQTYQVRNERGGQISIGSGADTDFTPVELLLAAIAGCTAIDVDILTSRRAEPTSFDIESSGDKVRDEQGNHMTGIEVSFRVTFPDGEGGDKARALLPEAIRTSHDRLCTVSRTVQLGADVTMGVAAG; encoded by the coding sequence GTGGCAGACGAGACGAAGCGCGCCGTGTCCCTGCATCGGACCGGCAGCCAGACCTACCAGGTCCGCAACGAGCGGGGCGGACAGATCAGCATCGGGTCGGGCGCCGACACCGACTTCACCCCGGTGGAGCTGTTGTTGGCCGCGATCGCCGGGTGCACCGCGATCGACGTGGACATCCTGACCTCCCGCCGGGCCGAGCCGACCTCGTTCGACATCGAGTCCAGCGGCGACAAGGTGCGAGACGAGCAGGGCAACCACATGACCGGGATCGAGGTCTCGTTCCGGGTCACGTTCCCCGATGGAGAGGGCGGCGACAAGGCGCGGGCGCTGCTGCCGGAGGCGATCCGCACCTCGCACGACCGGCTGTGCACGGTCAGCCGCACCGTCCAGCTCGGCGCGGACGTCACGATGGGCGTGGCGGCCGGCTGA
- a CDS encoding carbohydrate ABC transporter permease, protein MGAPVTGATVPVRRRHRIRPARVVLGLVLMVVGVLMVAPLGWLIVQSLTAERAAFSLPPGWLPRPFTLDNFARIDGLVPFGRMALNSLQVSLIATVGSMLVSVLAGYAFSRLRFRGREAILLVMLSALMVPVQTTIIPVFVLMRNLGLVDHLAALWLPALINVFAIFFFRQYFNTIPRELDEAARIDGASHPWILFRIIVPLSGPALAAMTILAFEASWNNYFGPLIFLSSPQHMTLPIGLVTLQAGQGGSSVVVFAAITAVVVPVMVVFLAFQRSFAASIASAGIRG, encoded by the coding sequence ATGGGTGCACCAGTGACGGGCGCCACCGTACCGGTGCGGCGACGCCACCGGATCCGGCCGGCGCGGGTGGTCCTCGGGCTGGTGCTGATGGTGGTCGGGGTGCTGATGGTCGCCCCGCTGGGATGGCTGATCGTGCAGAGCCTCACCGCGGAGAGGGCGGCGTTCTCGCTGCCGCCCGGCTGGCTGCCGAGGCCGTTCACGCTGGACAACTTCGCGCGCATCGACGGGCTCGTCCCGTTCGGCCGGATGGCGCTCAACAGCCTGCAGGTCAGCCTGATCGCCACGGTCGGCTCGATGCTGGTCAGCGTGCTCGCCGGCTACGCGTTCTCCCGGCTGCGCTTCCGCGGGCGGGAGGCGATCCTGCTCGTGATGCTCTCCGCGCTGATGGTGCCGGTGCAGACCACGATCATCCCGGTCTTCGTGCTGATGCGAAACCTCGGCCTGGTCGACCACCTCGCCGCGCTGTGGCTGCCGGCGCTGATCAACGTGTTCGCGATCTTCTTCTTCCGGCAGTACTTCAACACGATCCCGCGGGAACTCGACGAGGCCGCCCGCATCGACGGGGCGAGCCATCCGTGGATCCTGTTCCGGATCATCGTGCCGCTGTCCGGGCCGGCACTCGCCGCGATGACGATCCTCGCCTTCGAGGCGTCCTGGAACAACTACTTCGGGCCGCTGATCTTCCTGTCCAGCCCGCAGCACATGACGCTGCCGATCGGGCTGGTCACGCTGCAGGCCGGCCAGGGCGGCTCGTCGGTGGTGGTGTTCGCCGCGATCACCGCCGTGGTGGTGCCGGTGATGGTGGTGTTCCTCGCGTTCCAGCGCAGCTTCGCGGCCAGCATCGCCTCGGCGGGCATCCGTGGCTGA
- a CDS encoding carbohydrate ABC transporter permease gives MTISLTRRRAVPRPPALQPSVTAGSRQWVGYAFLSPALLLFVLFVAGPFVAAIVLSLYRWDMLTPARFAGVGNFTAMFGDPLLYRSLANTFVFALASLVTHLVGGLLLALGVNRLKNRVLSYFVRTSLFFPFVISWAAVALLWKYVLDPSFGLVTYYLGKLGVDTPNWFNDPSWALPSIIGIDFWHTIGFTFVIMLAGLQTVPNTLLEAARLDGANAWQTLWHVTIPMMSPTIFFAAVITFIGAFQIFDPIQIITPQGGPDNSTMSVVMYLYQKGFQSFQVGYASAVSLLVFAVLMVVTLLQFWGSRRWVHQ, from the coding sequence ATGACGATCAGCCTGACCCGCCGGCGGGCGGTGCCTCGCCCGCCGGCGCTCCAGCCGTCCGTGACCGCCGGCAGCCGGCAGTGGGTCGGCTACGCGTTCCTGAGCCCGGCGCTGCTGCTGTTCGTGCTGTTCGTCGCCGGCCCGTTCGTCGCGGCGATCGTGCTCAGCCTGTACCGCTGGGACATGCTCACACCGGCCCGGTTCGCCGGCGTCGGCAACTTCACCGCGATGTTCGGCGATCCGCTGCTGTACCGGTCGCTGGCCAACACGTTCGTGTTCGCGCTCGCCTCGCTGGTCACCCACCTGGTCGGCGGGCTGCTGCTCGCGCTCGGCGTCAACCGGCTCAAGAACAGGGTGCTGTCGTACTTCGTGCGCACCTCGCTGTTCTTCCCGTTCGTCATCTCCTGGGCCGCGGTCGCGCTGCTCTGGAAGTACGTGCTCGACCCGTCGTTCGGGCTGGTCACCTACTACCTGGGCAAGCTCGGTGTGGACACCCCGAACTGGTTCAACGACCCGTCCTGGGCGCTGCCCTCGATCATCGGGATCGACTTCTGGCACACCATCGGCTTCACCTTCGTCATCATGCTGGCCGGCCTGCAGACGGTGCCGAACACGCTGTTGGAGGCGGCCCGGCTGGACGGCGCGAACGCCTGGCAGACGCTGTGGCACGTGACGATCCCGATGATGTCGCCGACGATCTTCTTCGCCGCGGTCATCACGTTCATCGGCGCGTTCCAGATCTTCGACCCGATCCAGATCATCACGCCGCAGGGCGGGCCGGACAACTCGACGATGAGCGTGGTGATGTACCTGTACCAGAAGGGGTTCCAGTCGTTCCAGGTCGGCTACGCCTCGGCCGTGTCGCTGCTGGTGTTCGCCGTGCTGATGGTCGTCACGCTGCTGCAGTTCTGGGGGTCACGCCGATGGGTGCACCAGTGA
- a CDS encoding ABC transporter substrate-binding protein, producing the protein MLQLMGAAAALPAVGGLAGCGGSGGGNGAQGSGKGTLRLAYLGDASQQAAFKALFAAFNKAHPGIKISATGIASGDWATFANTISTQLAGGKEYDIVDVATEGQLLMSSKNVLEPLDGYIAKDKAIVDAYYGGIDPHLKEWTKKYGSPDGKTYFIPGGYNSMVLYCNTEVFAKAGVELPDGEWTWEQFKAAGAKIKARTGAYLTALGDGSFPFGDIMPWLLTNGGSTLDADWKNPTFNTPQAVEAASYVKSLLDAGLAPKLGGTFDAAAQLAKGKLATLGGGRWPTLDMRRLKLVDKVRIMSWPTKTGPGSPIGWDGWPILRASKNKAAAWTFLKWLMSTQASQFYAKVGGTNIPALTSVANSPAFLSDAPKGSKLLPAAIAHGTPIPSPKQGAAVQRVVSSGWKSALTGLKPVKQSLDAANEQLKPLL; encoded by the coding sequence GTGCTCCAGCTGATGGGCGCCGCGGCGGCCCTCCCGGCCGTCGGCGGGCTGGCCGGGTGCGGTGGATCCGGCGGCGGCAACGGCGCCCAGGGCTCCGGTAAGGGCACCCTGCGGCTGGCGTACCTCGGCGACGCATCGCAGCAGGCGGCGTTCAAGGCCCTGTTCGCGGCGTTCAACAAGGCACACCCGGGCATCAAGATCTCCGCGACCGGCATCGCCTCCGGCGACTGGGCCACCTTCGCCAACACCATCTCCACCCAGCTGGCCGGCGGCAAGGAGTACGACATCGTCGACGTGGCCACCGAGGGCCAGTTGCTGATGTCGTCGAAGAACGTGCTGGAACCGCTGGACGGCTACATCGCCAAGGACAAGGCAATCGTCGACGCGTACTACGGCGGCATCGACCCGCACCTGAAGGAGTGGACGAAGAAGTACGGCTCGCCGGACGGCAAGACGTACTTCATCCCCGGCGGCTACAACTCGATGGTGCTGTACTGCAACACCGAGGTGTTCGCCAAGGCGGGCGTGGAACTGCCGGACGGCGAGTGGACCTGGGAACAGTTCAAGGCAGCCGGGGCGAAGATCAAGGCCAGGACCGGGGCGTACCTGACCGCGCTCGGCGACGGCTCGTTCCCGTTCGGCGACATCATGCCGTGGCTGCTCACCAACGGCGGCAGCACGCTGGACGCCGACTGGAAGAACCCCACCTTCAACACCCCGCAGGCGGTCGAGGCCGCAAGCTACGTCAAGAGCCTGCTCGACGCGGGCCTGGCACCGAAGCTCGGCGGTACCTTCGACGCCGCCGCGCAGCTGGCGAAGGGCAAGCTCGCCACGCTCGGCGGCGGCCGCTGGCCGACCCTGGACATGCGCCGGCTCAAGCTCGTCGACAAGGTACGCATCATGAGCTGGCCGACGAAGACCGGCCCCGGCTCCCCGATCGGCTGGGACGGCTGGCCGATCCTGCGCGCCTCCAAGAACAAGGCGGCCGCCTGGACGTTCCTCAAGTGGCTGATGTCCACCCAGGCGTCGCAGTTCTACGCCAAGGTCGGCGGCACCAACATCCCGGCGCTGACCTCGGTGGCCAACAGCCCCGCGTTCCTGTCCGACGCGCCGAAGGGCTCGAAGCTGCTGCCGGCCGCGATCGCGCACGGTACCCCGATCCCGTCGCCCAAGCAGGGCGCCGCCGTGCAGCGCGTCGTCAGCTCCGGCTGGAAGAGCGCGCTGACCGGCCTCAAGCCGGTCAAGCAGTCCCTGGACGCGGCGAACGAGCAGCTGAAACCGCTGCTATGA
- a CDS encoding FGGY-family carbohydrate kinase — translation MTSTRQPAGHHQYPDRSPTGAAVLGVDIGTASSKGVLVSTTGEILARAEREHRVDRPHPGHVEMDGRVWWREFVELCRDLCTGHDAAVAAVGVSGMGPCTLLTDEAGEPLRPAILYGVDTRAQRQISELTARYGAEAIVERGGSALTSQAVGPKLAWIAEHEPAVRAAARRLFMPSSYLVWRLTGEYLLDHHSASQAVPLYDTRAHRWWAPAWSDLAAGIQPPRLRWSDEVAGAITAEAARITGLPAGIPVITGTIDAWAEAISVDAHHPGDLLLMYGSTMFLIDTLDGTDPEPLTAPPLWGTVGVFRGTRNLAGGMATSGAVTGWLRDLVGGDFGTLTAAAEASGPGANGLVMLPYFAGERTPVDDPRARGTVIGLTLSHTAGDLYRAALEATAFGVRHNIEAFTAAGAPIDRVVAVGGGTRGGLWSQLVSDVTGLAQQVRTHTIGASYGSAYLAARAVGDASIEAWNPLARTVTPRAELRDDYAELYRLYRELAAGTAPIAHALADRVDRAHRPPG, via the coding sequence ATGACCTCGACCCGGCAGCCCGCGGGACACCACCAGTACCCGGACCGTTCGCCGACCGGTGCCGCCGTGCTCGGCGTGGACATCGGCACCGCCAGCAGCAAGGGCGTGCTGGTGTCCACCACCGGCGAGATTCTGGCCCGCGCCGAGCGGGAGCATCGCGTCGACCGGCCGCACCCCGGCCACGTCGAGATGGACGGCCGGGTCTGGTGGCGGGAGTTCGTCGAGCTGTGCCGCGACCTGTGCACCGGGCACGACGCGGCGGTCGCGGCCGTCGGGGTGAGCGGGATGGGGCCGTGCACGCTGCTCACCGACGAGGCCGGCGAGCCGCTGCGGCCGGCCATCCTGTACGGCGTCGACACCCGGGCGCAGCGCCAGATCAGCGAGCTGACCGCGCGCTACGGGGCGGAGGCGATCGTCGAGCGCGGCGGCTCGGCGCTGACCAGCCAGGCGGTCGGGCCGAAACTCGCCTGGATCGCCGAGCACGAGCCCGCCGTGCGCGCCGCCGCGCGCCGCCTGTTCATGCCCAGCTCGTACCTGGTGTGGCGGCTGACCGGGGAGTACCTGCTCGACCACCACTCGGCCAGTCAGGCGGTGCCGCTCTACGACACCCGCGCGCACCGCTGGTGGGCGCCGGCCTGGTCCGACCTCGCCGCCGGGATCCAACCGCCCCGGCTGCGCTGGTCCGACGAGGTGGCCGGTGCGATCACCGCCGAGGCGGCCCGCATCACCGGCCTGCCGGCGGGTATCCCGGTGATCACCGGCACCATCGACGCCTGGGCCGAGGCGATCAGCGTCGACGCGCACCATCCGGGCGATCTGCTGCTGATGTACGGCAGCACGATGTTCCTGATCGACACGCTCGACGGGACCGACCCGGAACCGCTGACCGCGCCGCCGCTGTGGGGCACCGTCGGCGTGTTCCGCGGTACCCGGAACCTGGCCGGCGGGATGGCGACCTCCGGCGCGGTCACCGGCTGGCTGCGGGACCTGGTCGGCGGTGACTTCGGCACGCTCACCGCGGCGGCCGAGGCGTCCGGGCCGGGCGCGAACGGGCTGGTGATGCTGCCGTACTTCGCCGGCGAACGCACCCCGGTCGACGACCCCCGCGCGCGCGGCACCGTGATCGGGTTGACCCTCTCGCACACCGCCGGCGACCTGTACCGCGCGGCGCTGGAGGCGACGGCGTTCGGGGTGCGGCACAACATCGAGGCGTTCACCGCGGCCGGCGCCCCGATCGACCGGGTGGTGGCGGTCGGTGGCGGCACCCGGGGCGGGCTGTGGAGCCAGTTGGTCTCCGACGTCACCGGTCTCGCCCAGCAGGTGCGCACACACACCATCGGCGCCAGCTACGGCAGCGCGTACCTCGCCGCGCGTGCGGTCGGCGACGCTTCGATCGAGGCGTGGAACCCGCTCGCCCGCACCGTGACGCCGCGCGCCGAGCTGCGCGACGACTACGCCGAGCTGTACCGGCTCTACCGCGAGCTGGCCGCCGGCACCGCGCCCATCGCGCACGCCCTCGCCGACCGGGTCGACCGCGCGCACCGGCCGCCGGGGTGA